A genomic window from Phycisphaerae bacterium includes:
- a CDS encoding small basic protein, translating into MSLDRSLKSRSALVRSRNVLTRAERLVVLKEEERWGEEKTVFGLPKVRVRRAKAGKAKAAAEKAAEETAAPAAAPAAAGAKKGK; encoded by the coding sequence ATGTCATTGGACAGGTCACTGAAGTCGAGATCGGCGCTGGTGCGTTCCCGCAATGTTCTGACCCGCGCGGAGCGCCTGGTGGTGTTGAAGGAAGAGGAACGCTGGGGCGAGGAGAAGACCGTTTTCGGGCTCCCCAAGGTCCGCGTTCGGCGGGCCAAGGCGGGCAAGGCCAAAGCCGCTGCAGAAAAGGCCGCTGAAGAGACCGCCGCGCCCGCTGCTGCCCCCGCCGCCGCAGGCGCCAAGAAGGGCAAGTAA
- a CDS encoding aminotransferase class I/II-fold pyridoxal phosphate-dependent enzyme: MTSLPIASRCRDIDASGIRKVFELAEQRRRDGVELVDLSIGQPDFPVPDVIKQAAVEAIGADFNAYTVTQGIQPLRDKVAGMVRERIGVDPEAVMITSGVSGGLLLALLATVGPGDEVIIVDPFFVMYKHLVTLAGGKSVILSSYDDFSLPLDRIADAINDRTKVILLNSPCNPTGCVYGEGELRQLAELAEKHNLLVVSDEIYRCLWYDQPPASIVKMIPHRSILLDGFSKSLALTGWRVGYATGPRQILEQMTKLQQYTFVCAPSFAQKATMAMDQFDLEPIRQQYARRRDLVYEGLKDHFEVVRPGGGFYIFPKAPIQPAAKFVEMALERNVLVIPGKVFSEHDTHFRISYARREEELARGVEILRDLAGRIGR, encoded by the coding sequence ATGACCAGTTTGCCCATTGCCTCCCGCTGCCGCGACATTGACGCCTCCGGCATCCGCAAAGTCTTCGAACTGGCCGAGCAGCGCCGGCGGGACGGGGTCGAGCTGGTGGACCTGTCCATCGGCCAACCCGACTTTCCCGTCCCGGACGTGATCAAGCAGGCCGCGGTCGAGGCTATCGGGGCCGACTTCAACGCCTACACCGTCACCCAGGGCATTCAGCCGCTACGGGACAAGGTCGCCGGCATGGTCCGCGAGCGGATCGGCGTCGATCCCGAAGCCGTCATGATCACCTCCGGTGTCAGCGGCGGCCTTCTGCTGGCCCTGTTGGCCACGGTCGGCCCCGGCGACGAGGTCATCATCGTCGATCCCTTCTTCGTCATGTACAAGCACCTGGTCACCCTGGCCGGCGGCAAGAGCGTCATCCTCAGCAGCTACGACGACTTCTCGCTGCCTTTGGATCGGATCGCCGACGCGATCAATGACCGGACCAAGGTCATCCTGCTGAACTCCCCATGCAACCCCACCGGCTGCGTCTACGGCGAGGGTGAACTCCGGCAACTGGCCGAACTGGCCGAAAAGCACAACCTCCTGGTCGTCTCGGATGAGATCTATCGCTGCCTGTGGTATGACCAGCCGCCGGCCAGCATCGTCAAGATGATCCCCCACCGGTCGATCCTGCTCGATGGTTTCTCCAAGAGCCTGGCCCTGACCGGATGGCGGGTCGGCTACGCCACCGGTCCCCGCCAGATCCTGGAGCAGATGACCAAGCTCCAGCAATACACCTTCGTCTGCGCCCCGTCGTTCGCCCAGAAGGCGACCATGGCCATGGACCAGTTCGACCTGGAACCGATCCGGCAACAGTACGCCAGACGCCGCGACCTGGTCTACGAAGGCCTCAAGGACCACTTCGAGGTCGTTCGTCCCGGCGGCGGGTTCTACATCTTCCCGAAGGCCCCCATCCAGCCGGCCGCCAAATTCGTCGAGATGGCCCTGGAGCGTAACGTCCTGGTCATCCCGGGAAAGGTCTTCAGCGAGCACGACACCCACTTCCGGATCAGCTACGCCCGTCGCGAAGAGGAACTGGCCCGCGGGGTCGAGATTCTCCGCGATCTGGCCGGCCGTATCGGCCGCTGA
- the rnc gene encoding ribonuclease III, with the protein MGNLDVNTLNGVSPSDALERCEEAIGYKFKDQQLLRAALTHASSANSRVESNERLEFLGDAVLALIVCDELYTQFPEALEGDLTKVKSAVVSRRICAHLSKAAGLEDLIFLGKGMIGRSGLPTSLLAAVFESLIAAVYLDSDFETVKSLVLRLIRPVIDEVTKSKMHQNYKSQLQQYAQREMEVTPIYEVLDEKGPDHSKCFEICVRLSDRRFDSAWGTSKKEAEQYAAEKALDALGLLDKSPHPAN; encoded by the coding sequence ATGGGTAATCTCGACGTGAACACGCTCAATGGTGTATCGCCTTCCGACGCACTGGAACGCTGTGAGGAGGCGATCGGCTACAAATTCAAGGATCAGCAGCTCTTGCGGGCCGCCTTGACCCACGCCTCGAGCGCCAATTCCCGCGTGGAAAGCAATGAGCGCCTTGAGTTTCTGGGCGATGCGGTCCTCGCCCTGATCGTCTGCGACGAGCTGTACACCCAGTTTCCCGAGGCCCTGGAGGGCGACCTGACCAAGGTCAAATCGGCGGTGGTCTCGCGGCGGATATGCGCCCACCTGAGCAAGGCCGCCGGGCTGGAGGACCTGATTTTTCTTGGCAAGGGCATGATCGGGCGCAGCGGCCTGCCGACCTCGCTTCTGGCGGCGGTCTTCGAATCCCTCATTGCCGCCGTATACCTTGACAGCGATTTCGAGACGGTCAAGTCCCTGGTGCTCCGGCTGATCCGTCCGGTAATCGACGAGGTCACCAAGTCCAAGATGCACCAGAACTACAAGTCGCAACTCCAGCAGTATGCCCAGCGGGAAATGGAAGTAACTCCGATCTACGAGGTCCTCGACGAAAAGGGACCGGACCACAGCAAGTGCTTCGAGATCTGCGTGCGGCTCTCCGATCGGCGGTTCGATTCGGCCTGGGGCACGAGCAAGAAGGAAGCCGAGCAGTACGCCGCCGAAAAGGCCCTCGACGCCCTTGGCCTGCTGGACAAGTCTCCTCACCCAGCCAATTGA
- a CDS encoding NTP transferase domain-containing protein: MSKYAVIMAGGPGTRLWPMSRKSRPKQLLPFGPEGRSLLRTSLERLTGTFDGEHIYVIAGADHLEAIRTELPELPEANLIGEPVPRDTANAIALACAVISQRDPQGTIAVVTADHIIEPVDRFQKVIETAMARVERHPDYLGTFGIKPTWAHPGLGYIHRGPKLDDGDVPTFEVRAFKEKPDPATAQRYLADGEHYWNSGMFVWKAKTIMDQLHRHLPQNTERLVDLARSFGRPEWPIKAAEVYEPLDKISIDYAVMEKAQKVLVVEMDCRWADVGSWVELRNVTGTDGFGTAALANKLVPIDSNDNVVVSSDDDHLIATIGVRDVIVVHTPDATLICAKDQAQKIKDLVKKLELDFETHT; this comes from the coding sequence ATGTCGAAATACGCGGTGATCATGGCGGGCGGTCCCGGCACGCGGCTGTGGCCGATGAGCCGCAAGTCGCGACCCAAGCAGCTTCTGCCGTTCGGGCCCGAAGGACGCTCGCTGCTGCGGACAAGCCTCGAACGGCTGACCGGCACGTTCGACGGCGAGCACATCTACGTGATTGCCGGCGCCGACCATCTGGAGGCCATCCGCACCGAGCTTCCGGAACTGCCGGAGGCCAATCTGATCGGCGAACCGGTCCCGCGCGACACCGCCAATGCGATCGCTCTGGCCTGTGCGGTGATCTCGCAGCGAGACCCGCAGGGCACGATCGCCGTGGTGACGGCCGACCACATCATCGAACCGGTGGACCGCTTCCAGAAGGTCATCGAAACCGCAATGGCGCGGGTTGAGCGCCATCCGGACTACCTCGGCACGTTCGGAATCAAGCCGACCTGGGCCCACCCGGGTCTCGGCTACATCCATCGCGGCCCGAAGCTCGATGACGGCGACGTTCCAACCTTTGAGGTCCGGGCCTTCAAGGAAAAGCCCGATCCGGCGACGGCCCAGCGGTATCTGGCCGATGGCGAGCACTACTGGAACTCGGGCATGTTCGTCTGGAAGGCCAAAACCATCATGGACCAGCTTCACCGGCATCTGCCGCAGAATACCGAGCGGCTGGTGGATCTGGCCAGATCCTTCGGCCGGCCCGAATGGCCCATCAAGGCGGCTGAGGTCTACGAACCACTCGACAAGATCAGCATCGACTACGCCGTGATGGAGAAAGCCCAGAAGGTTCTGGTCGTCGAGATGGACTGCCGGTGGGCCGACGTGGGAAGCTGGGTCGAGCTGCGCAACGTGACCGGCACCGACGGCTTCGGTACCGCCGCCCTGGCCAATAAGCTGGTGCCCATCGACAGCAACGACAACGTCGTGGTCAGTTCCGACGACGACCACCTGATCGCCACGATCGGCGTCCGCGACGTGATCGTCGTCCACACGCCGGATGCTACCCTCATCTGCGCCAAGGACCAGGCCCAGAAGATCAAAGACCTGGTCAAAAAACTCGAACTCGACTTCGAGACGCACACGTAG
- a CDS encoding TIM barrel protein — protein MPVLSAFADEISPELDEQLDVLGECGIRWIDLRGAWGANVMELTDQQVGRIQGTLKDRGFAIAAIGSPIGKSAIDKEMKLELERLKRGAELAEAFDAKYIRVFSYYPPEGQSIATYGQEVLGRMAGWVEWIAANHPNLVLVHENEYGIYGDLPERCEQIMARLYGPHMINCYDPANFVHSGVTDVFENCWMPLKKYTKCFHLKDYKRGEHVVPCGEGDGEVEKTLADAWKDGFDGFMTMEPHLTKAGQFAGFTGPDRFKAAVQAVKDICKRNGIPLR, from the coding sequence ATGCCCGTACTGAGCGCGTTTGCCGATGAGATATCGCCGGAACTGGATGAACAGCTCGACGTTCTGGGCGAGTGCGGGATTCGCTGGATCGACCTTCGCGGGGCCTGGGGAGCCAATGTGATGGAGTTGACCGACCAGCAGGTCGGCCGCATCCAGGGCACGCTCAAGGACCGCGGGTTCGCCATCGCAGCCATCGGGTCGCCGATCGGCAAGAGCGCGATCGACAAGGAAATGAAACTCGAGTTGGAACGGCTCAAGCGAGGGGCGGAGTTGGCCGAGGCGTTCGACGCCAAGTACATCCGCGTGTTTTCGTACTATCCGCCGGAGGGCCAGTCGATCGCGACCTACGGCCAGGAGGTGCTCGGGCGGATGGCCGGCTGGGTCGAATGGATCGCAGCGAACCATCCGAACCTCGTCCTGGTCCACGAGAACGAGTACGGCATCTACGGCGATCTGCCGGAGCGGTGCGAGCAGATCATGGCCCGGCTTTACGGCCCGCACATGATCAACTGCTACGATCCGGCCAACTTCGTCCACAGCGGCGTGACCGACGTGTTCGAGAACTGCTGGATGCCGCTCAAGAAGTACACCAAGTGCTTCCACCTGAAGGACTACAAACGGGGCGAGCATGTGGTGCCGTGCGGCGAGGGCGACGGCGAGGTCGAAAAGACGCTGGCCGACGCGTGGAAGGACGGGTTCGACGGGTTCATGACCATGGAGCCGCACCTGACCAAGGCGGGCCAGTTCGCCGGGTTCACCGGCCCGGACCGCTTCAAAGCGGCCGTCCAGGCGGTCAAGGACATCTGCAAGCGGAACGGCATCCCGCTCAGGTAG